GCTCGCGCCGCCTCGGCCCTCAGCACCGAGCGCAGGGCGGTCTTGCGCGCCGTCAGGCCCTCGATCTCGGCGCGGCGGTCGTTATGGGCGCTCTCGACGGTGAACAGGCGCTCGCTGGACAGGGCGGCCAGGCGGCGGATACGGCCGATCTCGGCCTGCCGCTCGACCAGGGTTTCGGCGCGTTTCTGCAGGTCGGGCGTGATGGCGCGGATCAGGATGGAAGCGCGCACCGTATCCACCGCCTTGTCCGCCGGGATCAGCAGGGGCGGCGGCGGCTTGCGGCTCATCATCTGCAGGGCCGACAGCAGCCGTCCCTGGGCCGCGCGCTCGTGCGACAGGGCGGCGACCAGGGCCGCCTCGCGCTCGCCCAACGCCTTCAGCCGGGCGCGCTGGGCCTCCATCTGCACGTCGTCCTCGGCCTCGGCGAGGCGCAGCTCGCGCAGCTGGCGGTCTAGGTCGACGATCTCCTCGGCGGCGGCGGCGGCCTCGGCGCGCAGGCGCCGGGCGCGGGCCGTCTCGTCGCGATACTCGGCCTGGAGACGGGCCAGCTCAGGATTAGGCTGGGCCGCGCGCTGGCTCGCCGCCGGCCCGGCCAGGGCCAGCAGCAGGCTGGAGGAGGTCAGGAGAAGAACGGCCCCGCGTCGCATCAGTCGCGATGATAGGGCGATCCGGCCAGGATGGTCACGGCCCGATACAGCTGCTCGGCCAGCATGGCGCGGGCCAGGGCGTGGGGCCAGGTCTGCGGCCCGAAGGCCAGGGTCGAACGGGCGGCGCGACGCACGCTCTCGTCCAGGCCGTCGGCGCCGCCGATGACGAAGACCAGGCGCCGCTCGCCCTGGTCGCGCAGGGCCGCCACATGGTCGGCGAAGGCGCGCGAGGAATAGGTCCGGCCCCGCTCGTCGCAGGCGATCAGGTGCGCGCCCTCGGCGGCGGCCAGCAGCAGCTCGGCCTCCGGCGCCTTGCCGGGCTTCCTCGGCTCCAGGTCGATGAGCTCCAGCGGGCCCAGCCCCAGGGGCCGGCCCGACAGGGTGGCGCGGCGGGCGTAGTCCTCGGCGAGAGTCGCCTCGGGACCGCGGCCCGGCTTGCCGATGGCCGCGATCGCCAGCTTCATGAGGTCAGCCCGCCGTCAGGAGGATCAGCCGCGGACGGGGCCGCCGCGGTGGGCGCTGTCCACGGCCCAGATCTTCTCGATGTTGTAGAAGGTGCGCACTTCGGGGCGGAACAGGTGGACGATGACGTCGCCCGCATCCAGCAGCACCCAGTCGCAGTGCGGCAGGCCCTCGACCTTCACCTTGCCCAGCCCCCGCTCCTTGAACAGGCGCAGCAGGTGGTCGGCGATGGCGCCGACGTGGCGGTGCGAGCGGCCCGAAGCCACGATCATGGCGTCGGACATCGGGCTCTTGCCGCGCAGGTCGATCAGGACGATGTCCTGGGCCTTGTCTTCGTCGAGTTTGGCGAGGATGGCCTGCTCCAGCTCGGTCGCGCCGACCGGCAGGGGCTGGCGCTCGTCGCTACTGGGGCCGTCCTCGGCCTGACCGTCTTCGGAATGGACGGAATCCATCAGGTCCATTTCGTGCGCCGCGTTGGAAACGGCGTCTTGCGCATCGTGCGCGGTCGAGGGGGTCAGCGGAGGGCTCCAAGGGCGATTACTAAAACTCCAGTCTAGCACGCCCCGGGCGAAAGGTCACCCGATCGGATTCGACTCTTCGCCCCGCCCCGCCCGCGCGGCGCGGATGGCGGTGGAGGAGCGGTGATTCAGCGGCGCCGACAGATAGGTCCAGGCCGGCGCCTCCAGGCTCGGCAGCAGGCCGGCCTGGGCCGCCGGGACGCGGTAGCGGGCGAAGCGCTCCGCCGCCGGGGCCGTGCGGCTGTCCAGCAGGCTGCCGGGCCGGGCGATCACCGCCACGGGCATCATCCGCATGATGTCGGTCCAGCCCCTCCAGCGATGGAAGTCGGCCAGGTTGTCCGACCCCATCAACCAGACGAAGCGCACCCCCGGATGGCGGGCGACGACGGCGCGCAGGGTGTCGATCGTCCAGCGCGTGCCGGCGCGCGTCTCGAAGTCCGAGACGATCATGGCCGGGCCGACCGTGGCGGCGACGGCGCGGGCCGAGGCCATCCGCTCGTCCAGAGGGGCGGTGTCGCGGCTGGATTTCAGCGGGTTCTGCGGCGAGACCAGCCAGACCACCCGGTCCAGCCCCAGCCGCCTGAGGGCGGTCCGCGCCACATGGGCGTGGCCGTCGTGGGCCGGATTGAACGAGCCGCCGAACAGGCCGACCTTCATCCCCGGCGCCAGGTCCAGCCCGTCGCGCAGGGCTCCCCGGCGGGGGCCGGAGCCTTTCGGCGCGGGACCGGCGTGGAAGAAGGACAAGGGCGGCTCTTGCGGCGACGACGGACGGGCGAGCGCGGCCGGAACGCCTTATGCTCACCTGCGCCCTAACACGGCCCGCGGCGGCTGTCTCGCCCCGCGAGGCGAGTCAGAATTCCTTCCAGCTCGAGCCCGGATCGCGCTCGCCCGGCTGGGCCAGCTGCTGGCCCCAGGTCAGCATCATGAAGGCCTTGTGGCTGCGGATCTTGTACTGGCCGATCATCGGGGTGACGGCCCCCAGAGGCATTCCCGTGCGCGCGTCGTAGAGGAAGCCCGAGAACTCGGCCACGCCCATGCGGTCGCGGTTGGAATAGAGCGACACCTCGGGGATGGAGACGACGTTCAGGCTCTCGTTGATCGGCACCCGCATGTCGGGGATGCCCACCACCCGGCGCAACTGGTCCAGCGACAGGGCGCCGGCCCGCACCTCGAAGATGGCGTCGGCCTCGCCGCGCTCGCGCACGATGGCGTAGCCCGCCTCCGACAGGGCGGCGCGGATGGCGCTCAGCGCATAGCGGGCGTTCTCGGCCTGGAAATAGGTCTCGTCGACGAAGACGCGCGCGCCCTGGGGGATGGGCAGGGTCAGGCCCTCGACGGCGCGGTCCGCCGCCCGGTTGACCAGCAGCATGTCGGTGGCCGTCCGCGCCGGATTGGTCTCGGTGACCATGGCGCAGCCGCCCAGCGCAGCCACGACGACGCCCAGGACAGCGCCCTGCAGGACGAGACGCGCTGAACCCACGCTCACCAGCTTCCGACGTTCGGCATCGAGGCCCAGGGCTCGGCCGGCGCCAGGCGGGCGCCTTCCTGCAGCAGTTCGATCGAGATGCCGTCGGGCGAGCGGATGAAGGCCATGTGGCCGTCGCGCGGCGGGCGGTTGATGACCACCCCGCCGTCCATCAGGCGCTGGCAGGCGGCGTAGATGTCGTCGACGCGGAAGGCCAGGTGGCCGAAGTTGCGGCCGCCGTCATAATCCTGATCGTCCCAGTTCCAGGTCAGTTCGACCTCGGGCGACTGCTCGGCCTCGGCGCGGGCCTGATCCTTGGGCGCGGCCAGATAGACCAGGGTGAAGCGGCCGGCCTCGTGCTCGCTGCGGCGGGTCTCCACCAGGCCCAGCAGGTCGCGATAGAAGCGCAGGGAGGCGTCCAGGTCCTTCACGCGGACCATGGTGTGCAGATAACGCATGACCGGGCTCAGTGCGCCTCGGGCGGGCGGGCCGCCGGATCGAGGTATTCGCTCTCCGGCTGCGGGTGGGCCGACAGCACGAAGCGGCGGTCGCAGTAGCCGCACTCGATGAAGTCGTCCTCGCCCATGTCCATGTAGACCAGCGGGTGGCCCAGCGCCCCGCCGCCGCCGTCGCAGGCGACGCGCTTGGTCGAGACGACGATCTCTTCGGGCGGGGGGATGACAGCGTCGATGTGGCGGGGAGGCATGGGTCCGGTCCGGGTCTGGAAAGGCTCGCGCCGTTCCTAGGCGGACCGGACCGTCAGGTCAAACCTCGGGAGCCGCCTTCGCCTTCTGCTCGGACGGGCGCCGGAACAGGCGGTCGAACAGGGCCTTGCGCTTCTTGAACAGGGTCAGGCCCAGGCAGCCCGCGCCGACCCACAGGCCGATCTCGCCGATCAGGGCCGCGATCGCCGCGAACAGGGCGGCGTAGGTCATGTCCAGATAGTCCAGCTTGCCCGCCAGCAGGGCCAGGCCCATGCCGGCGTAGCCGAGGGCGCAGACCCCCATGGCCGTGAAGCCGATCAGGCGGGTGCGGGTCAGGGGCTTGCGGTTCTGGGCGTCGCCGGCGGCGGGAGCGGTGGCGGTCATGGCGTCCTCATCCAAGGAAGGTTGTCTTTATGACAAGCAACCTAGACATGTCATCCGGACGGGTCAAGCACCATTTACATAAGGTCTCGCATCCTTGTCGAAACCGCTTCGACGACGCCTTGGCGAACCCCTCTTCGCGCCCTACCTATGCCGCTCGCCGCGCCGCTCTCAGTCGAAGTTCCGCCATGACCCACGCCCCTGCCCTGCCCGCCAACGCCATCGAGGTGCGGGGGCTGAAGAAGACGTACAAGGGCTCGCGCAAGGCGCCGCCCAAGACCGCCCTGCGCGGGGTCGACCTGACGGTGCCGCGCGGCTCGATGTTCGGCCTGCTGGGCCCCAACGGCGCGGGCAAGTCGACCCTGATCAACATCATCGCCGGGGTGGTGAACAAGTCCGAGGGCACGGTGCGAATCTGGGATCGCGACATCGACCATGAGGCGCGCGACGCCCGCTCGGCGCTGGGCGTGGTGCCGCAGGAGATCGTCGCCGACGTCTTCTTCACCCCGCGCGAGGCGCTGGAGGTCCAGGCCGGCTTCTACGGCGTGCCGGCCGACCAGCGCCGCTCGGACGAACTGCTCGCGGCCCTGGGCCTGTCGGACAAGGCCAACGCCTATGTCCGCGCCCTGTCCGGCGGGATGAAGCGGCGCCTGATGGTGGCCAAGGCCCTGGTGCACAATCCGCCCGTGCTGATCCTCGACGAGCCGACGGCGGGCGTGGACGTCGAACTGCGCCGCCAGCTGTGGGACTATGTGCGCAAGATCAACGAGGAGGGGGTGACGGTGATCCTGACCACCCACTACCTCGAGGAGGCGCAGGAGCTGTGCGACACCATCGCCATCATCAACCGGGGCGAGGTCGTGGCCTGCGAGCCGACCGAGCAGCTGCTGAAACGGCTCGACACCCGCAACGTGGTGGTGACGCCCGAGACGGCGCCCGAGACCCTGCCGGTCCTGGCCGGCTTCCACGTCGCGGCGCGCGCCAACGGGGCCTTCGTCGTCACCTATCGCACGGGCGAATCCAGCGTCGAGCAGGTGCTGGCGGCGGTGCGCGCGGCGGGCGTGACCATCAAGGACATCGCCACCGAGGACCCCAGCCTGGAGGACGTCTTCCTGGCCCTGACCTACGGCGACGCCAGCCGCCCGGACCCGACGCAGGACTGAGGGCGCCCTCTCCTCTCTGCGCCTCCACTTACCGTTTCTCTCCGTCATCCTCGGGTCAAGCCCGAGGATGACGGCGTGTATGCGTAGGTGTGAGCGAGGATATGCGCGCGAACGCGAGCGGCGCCCTAGACCACCATCACCGTCCCCAGCAGCAGCCTAGCCCCCGGCTTGCCCAGGATAGAGTCGGTGGCGTGCTGCAGGGCCACGACCAGCCATTCGACATCGGGCGGGGCGTCCGGCAGCAGGCGCTGGGCGGCGATGCGCACCACCTCCGTATAGGAGGCGCTGAGGCGCGGCTGCGACAGCCGGGCCCGCTCCATCAGGGCGGCGTCGGCGATGTCCAGGCCCGTCTCGACCGACATCACCCCGCGCCGCCCGTCGCGACGCAGGATGGTGGCCGTGGCCGTCGGCAGGGACAGATAGCCCCCTGGGCGCCCCCGCCCTTCTCCGACGAGGCGCGCGCCGTCCCGGCGGCGGCCAGCGCGAGCCCGCCGAGCGTCAGGCCGATCAGATGACGTCTGTCCATGCGCCCAGCCTAGCGGCCGCTTCCTTTCGCGGACGTTGACGCCCCTAGCCCGCAAGACGGCGGCGGCGTATGCGGAGCGCATGAGCGCCGTCGATCTGTCCCTCTATCGCCCCAACGTCGGGGTCGTCCTGTTCAACCCGGCCGGCCAGGTCTGGTTCGGCCGCCGCGCCGATACGCCCGAGCCGTGGAACTGGCAGTTCCCGCAAGGCGGCGTCGACGACGGCGAGGACCTGGAGGCCGCCGCCCGCCGCGAACTGCACGAGGAGACGGGGGTGCGCTCCATCGCCCTGCTGGGCCGGACGAGCGACTGGATTCCCTATGACTTCCCCGAGGGCCTGCCGAGCCCCAGGAGCTGGAAGGGGCTGAAAGGCCAGCGCCAGCAGTGGTTCGCCTTCCGCCTGACCGGCGCGGAGGACGAGATCGACCTGAACGCCCACGGCGAACCTGAATTCGACGCCTGGCGCTGGGGACGGCTGGCGGAGGCGCCCGGCCTGATCGTGCCGTTCAAGCGGCCGGTCTATGAGCAGGTGGTGCGGATGTTCGGCGAATGGGCCATTTAACGCTCCCTTCCCCCTCGATGGGGGAAGGGCCGGGGATGGGGGGTGTGGGCGCGGCGTTAAACGTCCATGTGCGAGAGACGCGCCCGCGCCGCCCGCCTTCACCCCCACCCAACGCTCCCCCATCGAGGGGGAGGGCTTGAGAAGCGCCAAAACAAAAGGCCCCCCGCCGCAGGCGAGGGGCCTTTAATCGTTTCAGCCGCGCGAACCTCAGTTCGCGGTCAGCTCCGAAGCCTCTTCAGCCAGGATGGTCAGGCCTTCGCCGTTGACGTCGGCGAAACCGCCCTTGACCTCGAAGCGGCGGCGCTGGGCGCCGTCATAGACCGTCACCACGCCTTCGCGCAGGGTGGTCATGAAGGGCGCGTGGCCGGGCAGGACGCCGAAGTCGCCCTCGACGCCCGGCGCATCGACCTGATCGACCGAACCGGCGAAGACTTCGCGTTCCGGGGCGACGAGGGAGAAGTTCAGCTTACCGGCCATGGCTTAGGCTTCCGCAGCCATCTTGGCGGCCTTCTCGACGGCCTCTTCGATGGCGCCGACCATGTAGAAGGCGGCTTCCGGCAGGTGGTCGTATTCGCCGTCGCAGATGGCCTTGAACGAGCGGATGGTGTCGGCCAGCTCGACGAACTTGCCCGGCGAGCCGGTGAACTGCTCGGCCACGAAGAAGGGCTGCGACAGGAAGCGCTGAATCTTGCGCGCGCGCGACACGACCAACTTGTCGTCTTCCGACAGCTCGTCCATGCCCAGGATGGCGATGATGTCCTTCAGCGCCTTGTACTGCTGCAGGATTTCCTGGACGCGGCGGGCGACCTGATAGTGCTCTTCGCCGATGACCAGCGGGTCCATGATCCGCGAGGTCGAGTCCAGCGGGTCCACGGCCGGGAAGATGGCCTGGGCGGCGATGTCACGCGACAGAACGGTGGTGGCGTCCAGGTGGGCGAACGAGGCGGCCGGGGCCGGGTCGGTCAGGTCGTCGGCGGGGACGTAGATGGCCTGGACCGAGGTGATCGAGCCCTTCTTGGTCGAGGTGATCCGCTCCTGCAGGTTGCCCATCTCGGTGGCCAGCGTCGGCTGATAGCCCACGGCCGAGGGGATGCGGCCCAGCAGAGCCGACACTTCCGAACCGGCCTGGGTGAAGCGGAAGATGTTGTCGACGAACAGCAGCACGTCCTTGCCTTCCTCGTCGCGGAAGTATTCCGCGATCGACAGGCCGGTCAGGGCGACGCGAGCGCGGGCGCCGGGGGGCTCATTCATCTGGCCGTAAACCAGGGCGCACTTGGAGCCTTCGGTCGAGCCGTTGTTCTTGGCCGGGTCCACGTTCACGTTGGACTCGATCATCTCGTGATACAGGTCGTTGCCTTCGCGGGTGCGTTCGCCCACGCCGGCCAGAACCGAGTAACCGCCGTAAGCCTTGGCGATGTTGTTGATCAGTTCCTGCATGGTCACGGTCTTGCCCACGCCGGCGCCGCCGAACAGGCCGGTCTTGCCGCCCTTGGTGTAGGGGCAGATCAGGTCGATGACCTTGATGCCGGTGACCAGGATTTCCGCCGAGGTCGACTGTTCGTCGAAGGTCGGGGCTTCCTTGTGGATCGGACGGTATTCGGTGGTCAGGATCGGACCGGCTTCGTCGATCGGCTGGCCGACGACGTTCATGATGCGGCCGAGCGTGCCCGGACCGACCGGGGCCATGATCGACTTGCCGGTGTCGACGACCGGCTGACCGCGGGTCAGGCCTTCGGTCGTGTCCATGGCGATGGCGCGGACCATGTTCTCACCCAGGTGCTGGGCGACTTCCAGGATCAGGGTGAAGGGCTCGCCCGTCTTCTGGTCGACGTTCTGGGTCTCCAGGGCGTTCAGGATCGCCGGCAGGTGGCCTTCGAACTCGACGTCGACGACGGCGCCGATGACCTGGGCGATCTTGCCCTGGCCCGCGACGGCGGCGGCGGCCTTCGGAGCGGCGGCCTTCTTGGGAGCGGCCGGCTTCTTGGCGGCGGGTTTCTTGGGGGCGGTGGTGTCGGTCATCGGGTGTTGTCCGTGTCGAATGTCAGCTGTGTCGGGATCAGAGCGCTTCAGCGCCGGCGATGATCTCGATCAGCTCGGTGGTGATCTGAGCCTGGCGGGAACGGTTGTACTGCAGCGTCAGGGCGCTGATGAGGTCGCCCGCGTTGCGCGTGGCGTTGTCCATCGCGGCCATCTGGGCGCCGAAGAAGCCGGCCTGGTTCTCCAGCAGGGCGGCCAGGATCTGCGTCGTCAGGTTGCGCGGCAGCAGGGTCTCGAGGATGTCCTCTTCCGACGGCTCGTACTCATAGAGCGCGCCGGCGTCGGCCGAGGCGTTCGCGTCGACTTCGGCCGGGGCCAGCTGACGCGACGACGGGACCTGCGAGATCACCGACTTGAACTGGCTGTAGAAGAGGGTGACCTTGTCAGCCTCGTCCGCTTCGAACTTCTGCGCCAGCAGCTCGGCGATCGGCTGGGCCGAGTGCAGGCCCACCGTCTTGTGCTCGCTCAGCTCGAAGGTCTTGACGACCTTGTCGCCGAACAGGCGGGTCAGCTGGTCGCGCGACTTTCGGCCCACGGCCACGATCTCGACGGTCTTGCCGTTGGCGATCAGGCTGTTGATGTGGTCCCGCGCGGCGCGGATGACGTTGGTCGAGAAACCGCCGGCCAGGCCCTTGTCGGCCGTGGCGACGACGACCAGGTGCTTCTGGTCGGCGCCGGTGCCGGTCATCAGGCGCGGGCCGTCGTCGCCGACGCCGGCCGCCAGGTTGGCGATGACCGAGGCCATCCGCTGCGCATAGGGCCGGGCGCTTTCGGCCTGGTCCTGGGCGCGCTTCAGCTTGGCCGCGGCGACCATCTGCATGGCTTTCGTGATCTTCTGCGTCGCTTTGACGCTTCCGATCCGATCGCGCATTTCCTTGAGGCTAGCCATCCGGCTCTGCTCTTCCTTTGACTACAGGGCCGAACGATCAGGCGAAGGTTTTGGCGAAGGCCGCCAGGATGTCCTTCAGCTCGGCTTCCAGCTCGGGCGTCAGGGCCTTCTTGGTGCGGATGCCTTCCAGCAGCGAGGCGTGGTTGGCGTGGATGCGCGCCAGCAGCTCGCTCTCGAAGCGGCCGACCTGGGCCACTTCGATGCCGTCCAGATAGCCGCGCGTGCCGGCGTAGATCGACACGACCTGCTCTTCGACGGCCAGCGGCGAGTACTGCGGCTGCTTCAGCAGCTCGGTCAGACGGGCGCCGCGGGCCAGCAGGCGCTGGGTCGAGACGTCCAGGTCCGAGCCGAACTTCGCGAAGGCGGCCATTTCACGATACTGGGCCAGCTCGCCCTTAATCGAACCGGCGACCTGCTTCATGGCCTTGATCTGGGCCGAGGAGCCGACGCGCGACACCGAGATGCCGACGTTCACGGCCGGACGGATGCCCTGATAGAACAGGTCCGATTCCAGGAAGATCTGGCCGTCGGTGATCGAGATCACGTTGGTCGGGATGTAGGCCGACACGTCGTTGGCCTGGGTTTCGATGATCGGCAGGGCGGTCAGCGAGCCCGAGCCGTAGTCCTCGTTCAGCTTGGCCGAACGCTCCAGCAGGCGGGAGTGCAGGTAGAAGACGTCGCCCGG
The nucleotide sequence above comes from Brevundimonas naejangsanensis. Encoded proteins:
- a CDS encoding nicotinate-nucleotide adenylyltransferase, which translates into the protein MSFFHAGPAPKGSGPRRGALRDGLDLAPGMKVGLFGGSFNPAHDGHAHVARTALRRLGLDRVVWLVSPQNPLKSSRDTAPLDERMASARAVAATVGPAMIVSDFETRAGTRWTIDTLRAVVARHPGVRFVWLMGSDNLADFHRWRGWTDIMRMMPVAVIARPGSLLDSRTAPAAERFARYRVPAAQAGLLPSLEAPAWTYLSAPLNHRSSTAIRAARAGRGEESNPIG
- the rlmH gene encoding 23S rRNA (pseudouridine(1915)-N(3))-methyltransferase RlmH, giving the protein MKLAIAAIGKPGRGPEATLAEDYARRATLSGRPLGLGPLELIDLEPRKPGKAPEAELLLAAAEGAHLIACDERGRTYSSRAFADHVAALRDQGERRLVFVIGGADGLDESVRRAARSTLAFGPQTWPHALARAMLAEQLYRAVTILAGSPYHRD
- the rsfS gene encoding ribosome silencing factor: MDLMDSVHSEDGQAEDGPSSDERQPLPVGATELEQAILAKLDEDKAQDIVLIDLRGKSPMSDAMIVASGRSHRHVGAIADHLLRLFKERGLGKVKVEGLPHCDWVLLDAGDVIVHLFRPEVRTFYNIEKIWAVDSAHRGGPVRG
- a CDS encoding murein hydrolase activator EnvC family protein codes for the protein MRRGAVLLLTSSSLLLALAGPAASQRAAQPNPELARLQAEYRDETARARRLRAEAAAAAEEIVDLDRQLRELRLAEAEDDVQMEAQRARLKALGEREAALVAALSHERAAQGRLLSALQMMSRKPPPPLLIPADKAVDTVRASILIRAITPDLQKRAETLVERQAEIGRIRRLAALSSERLFTVESAHNDRRAEIEGLTARKTALRSVLRAEAARAERATRALEARIRELGGQTPQVAEAPEAAPAARLPAGRSRLTPPIAGTPSQRFGGRSAGWAWRSSHEAVGAPAAGRVAYAGPLKEWGEVVILDLGPGWRAVIAGLDRLEVETGQRVGDGQTLGRTGEDGEAYFELRRQERPIDPAPWLQ
- a CDS encoding F0F1 ATP synthase subunit gamma, with translation MASLKEMRDRIGSVKATQKITKAMQMVAAAKLKRAQDQAESARPYAQRMASVIANLAAGVGDDGPRLMTGTGADQKHLVVVATADKGLAGGFSTNVIRAARDHINSLIANGKTVEIVAVGRKSRDQLTRLFGDKVVKTFELSEHKTVGLHSAQPIAELLAQKFEADEADKVTLFYSQFKSVISQVPSSRQLAPAEVDANASADAGALYEYEPSEEDILETLLPRNLTTQILAALLENQAGFFGAQMAAMDNATRNAGDLISALTLQYNRSRQAQITTELIEIIAGAEAL
- a CDS encoding VOC family protein; translated protein: MRYLHTMVRVKDLDASLRFYRDLLGLVETRRSEHEAGRFTLVYLAAPKDQARAEAEQSPEVELTWNWDDQDYDGGRNFGHLAFRVDDIYAACQRLMDGGVVINRPPRDGHMAFIRSPDGISIELLQEGARLAPAEPWASMPNVGSW
- the atpD gene encoding F0F1 ATP synthase subunit beta, which codes for MTDTTAPKKPAAKKPAAPKKAAAPKAAAAVAGQGKIAQVIGAVVDVEFEGHLPAILNALETQNVDQKTGEPFTLILEVAQHLGENMVRAIAMDTTEGLTRGQPVVDTGKSIMAPVGPGTLGRIMNVVGQPIDEAGPILTTEYRPIHKEAPTFDEQSTSAEILVTGIKVIDLICPYTKGGKTGLFGGAGVGKTVTMQELINNIAKAYGGYSVLAGVGERTREGNDLYHEMIESNVNVDPAKNNGSTEGSKCALVYGQMNEPPGARARVALTGLSIAEYFRDEEGKDVLLFVDNIFRFTQAGSEVSALLGRIPSAVGYQPTLATEMGNLQERITSTKKGSITSVQAIYVPADDLTDPAPAASFAHLDATTVLSRDIAAQAIFPAVDPLDSTSRIMDPLVIGEEHYQVARRVQEILQQYKALKDIIAILGMDELSEDDKLVVSRARKIQRFLSQPFFVAEQFTGSPGKFVELADTIRSFKAICDGEYDHLPEAAFYMVGAIEEAVEKAAKMAAEA
- a CDS encoding DUF6655 family protein; this translates as MGSARLVLQGAVLGVVVAALGGCAMVTETNPARTATDMLLVNRAADRAVEGLTLPIPQGARVFVDETYFQAENARYALSAIRAALSEAGYAIVRERGEADAIFEVRAGALSLDQLRRVVGIPDMRVPINESLNVVSIPEVSLYSNRDRMGVAEFSGFLYDARTGMPLGAVTPMIGQYKIRSHKAFMMLTWGQQLAQPGERDPGSSWKEF
- a CDS encoding ABC transporter ATP-binding protein — translated: MTHAPALPANAIEVRGLKKTYKGSRKAPPKTALRGVDLTVPRGSMFGLLGPNGAGKSTLINIIAGVVNKSEGTVRIWDRDIDHEARDARSALGVVPQEIVADVFFTPREALEVQAGFYGVPADQRRSDELLAALGLSDKANAYVRALSGGMKRRLMVAKALVHNPPVLILDEPTAGVDVELRRQLWDYVRKINEEGVTVILTTHYLEEAQELCDTIAIINRGEVVACEPTEQLLKRLDTRNVVVTPETAPETLPVLAGFHVAARANGAFVVTYRTGESSVEQVLAAVRAAGVTIKDIATEDPSLEDVFLALTYGDASRPDPTQD
- a CDS encoding zinc-finger domain-containing protein; the protein is MPPRHIDAVIPPPEEIVVSTKRVACDGGGGALGHPLVYMDMGEDDFIECGYCDRRFVLSAHPQPESEYLDPAARPPEAH
- a CDS encoding RNA pyrophosphohydrolase, whose protein sequence is MSAVDLSLYRPNVGVVLFNPAGQVWFGRRADTPEPWNWQFPQGGVDDGEDLEAAARRELHEETGVRSIALLGRTSDWIPYDFPEGLPSPRSWKGLKGQRQQWFAFRLTGAEDEIDLNAHGEPEFDAWRWGRLAEAPGLIVPFKRPVYEQVVRMFGEWAI
- a CDS encoding ATP synthase F1 subunit epsilon, which translates into the protein MAGKLNFSLVAPEREVFAGSVDQVDAPGVEGDFGVLPGHAPFMTTLREGVVTVYDGAQRRRFEVKGGFADVNGEGLTILAEEASELTAN